CTCACGCCGAATTCACGCTGCCGAATGTTGTTGTCGGAATAGCTTTTTGAACGACAAAGGGCGACACATCGGCTGGAATGCGTCGCCCTTCGTCTCGTGCCCTCAGTGCGTGAAAGCGGCTTCGACCTCCGCGCGATCGAGCTCGGGGTCGGAGCCGAGTTCGTAGCGGGGCAAGGTGTGGGGCACGTCGGTGCCGCCGGCGACGCGGCGCTTGGCGGCGGCGAATTCCGGCGCCTCCCCCATCGACAGATGGGCCGAGTTGATGATGGTCCACACGGCGGATCGGCGGGCGCGCCGTTCGACCGGGTTCGGCGGCCGGTAGGAGATGAGTTGCTGGGCCCAGCGCGGCTGGATGTCCCGGATCGCCCAATCCACCGCTGCCTGAGCGCGATTCCGCAGATTGGCGCCCGTGGCCATCGCGTTGCCGTGCGTCAGGGCCAGGCGGGGCAGGTACGACTCGAGACATTCCAGGGTGTCGGCCTTGGTGGTGGGCAGGTCGGTTCCGCCGAGCGCATGACCCACACGCACGAATTCCCGGTAATACATGTCGAGTTCGGCTCCGCGCAGGGGCCGCGGGTGGTAGATCTCGTGCGCCGTCGCGATACCCCACACGACCGTCGCATAGTTCCATCGCAACCACTCCGGATCGTCGGCGTCGTAGGCCGCGCCGTCGGGCCGGACACCCTTGATCGTGTGGTGCATCGCCCGGACGGTACGGGCGAGCCTCTCGGCGGTTTCCGTCGATCCGTAGGCGGTCCCCATGAAAAACGCGAGCGAGTGCCCGAGTCGGGTCATCGCACCGTCCGAGTCGATGGCGGTGGTCGCGGTGCCGTCCGCACGTCGCCGGACCAGACGGGAGTGATGCATGCCCATCCAGAAGATGCTGGGGTCGAGGCGCTCGATGTACGACGCGCTCTGCAGTCCGAAGATCAACGCGGGCGTGTGCGAGTGGACGTACCAGGTGGCGCTGTCCGGTCCGAACCACCCGGGGTCCCCGGCCGGGTTGTCGAATTCCATCCCGCGGAAGAACTTCGCCCGGATGTTCTCGTCGAACTTGCCGTTGAGCCACGATCCCAGCATCTCGTGCGGCAGGTCCACCGGGACCCATTCCGGCGACGGCAGCCGTAGGGGCGCCAGGGGAACGTTCATCGATCGTCCTTTCTCGATATCGACGTCCGGAGCCGGGCCATCCCCGACCCGGACCACCGATACGACGACGCCACATCGGCACGGTCGCCATGTGGTCACGGTTGTACTCACTTTAACGCTTTGGGTACATGCGTGACCAGACCTTGCTCCGTGCCGGGTCAGCCCGTCTATGGTGAAACGATGTCGAGTCCGACCCGATGGGCCGGCGTCCCCCTGGAGGACCGCCGCGCCGAGCGCCGAGCGATCCTGATCGCCGCGGCTCTCGACATCTTCGGAGGCAGCGGACCCGAGACCGAGTTGTCGGTGCGGTCGGTGTGCCGGCACTGCGGGTTCAACACCCGCTACTTCTACGAGAGCTTCGCCGACACCGACGAGCTACTCGGCGCCGTCTACGACGCCACCGCCGCCGAGCTGGGCGCGGTGGTCGAGGCCGCCATGACCACCGCAGGCCACTCGGTCCGAGCACGCACCCGCGCCGGCATGCTGGCGGTCCTCGGTCACGCGTCGGAAGACCCGCGTCGCGGCCGCATCCTGTTCACCGAGGGACGGACCAATCCGGTGCTCGCGCAGCGGCGTGCCGCGACCCAGAACACGCTCTTCGAACTCTCTTTCGCCGAGGCCGACGCCCGGGAGACCGATCCGCTCACCGGTCGGGTGCGGGCGGCCGTCTTCACCGGCGCCATGGCCGAGCTCGCCCAACAGTTCCTCGCCGGGAGTCTCGGGAACGACCTCGAACGGGTCGTCGACGAGGCCCTGGCCACGCTCATCCCCGGTCGTCGCTGATCGCCGACTGCCGGCCGAGGTGCTCGAGCTCCCCACGTTTCACTCCACCGAGCGCGACGCTGTCCGCGCGAGCACTTGGATCGTCGTCGGCCCCATACCCCGATCGAGCGCGCGGATCATGACGACGACGCCGACACCCGAGAGCACCAGGGCCGTCGCGAACAGCGTCGGGAAGCCGAACAGATCACCGACGACGCCTGCCGCGAACCCGGCCGCACCCTGCACGCCGACCACCGCGCAGGCGAACAGCGTGTAGTCGCTGCCCTCGTATCCCTTCTCGCACGCGTCCATCATGAGCGTGAACACCGCGACGGTCGCCGCTCCACCGAGAATGTGTTCGGCCAGGCTCGCACTCACCACGAGCCAGAACCCGCCGACGCCCGAAGCAGCCACCAGATACAGAGCCAGACTGAGAGTTTGGGTGACACCGCCGAACAGCAGGGCCTGGCGGCGTCCGTAGCGGAACGCCAGCCACCCGCCGAGGGCCGCGCCGGCGAGCGCACCCGCCGACGACAACGCACCCTCGACGAGGGCGATCTGACCCAGGCTCAGGCCGGTGTCGGACATGAAGGGCCCGACGAGAGCCGAACCCATCGAGTTGCCGAACTTGTAGGCCCCAACGACCAGGATGAACACCACAACGCCCGGGCGTCGTAGCCGGACGAGCCAACCGGTGAGGAGCAGTGACGGCGTCGGCCGCGAGACCTGCGCCTGTTCCGTCGACGTTGTCGTCGCGTCCGCGGGCGTGCGGGCGAGGAACCAGACCGGGATCGTGAGGATGACGAGCAGGATCGACATCGCGACGAAGAGGCTGTGCCATCCGGCAAGCGAGAACAGCCACAGGAGTCCACCGCCGCCGACGATCATGCCGACCCGGTAGGCGCCCACCTGAATCCCGTTGCCCAGACCCCGTTGTCGGGGTCCGAGGGTCTGTACGGCCAGCCCGTCGGTGGCGATGTCCTGGGTCGCCGACGCCAGGTTGATCACCGCGATGCCGACGAGGATCCAGGCCAGCGTCCCGGAGACGTCGAGGCAGGCCAGGAGGAGTGCGACCGTCGCGGACGTCAGTTGCATCGCGAGGAGCCAGCGGCGTCGGGTTCCGTACCGGTCGACATACGGCGCCCAGAGGAACTTGAGTCCCCACGGCGCGAAGAGCAGCCCGTACACGCTGATCTGCGTGAGGGAGTACCCCTCCTCGCGCAGGATGACGGGCACCGCCTGGCTGAACAACCCGTACGGCAGGCCCTGCGCGAAGTAGAGCGCCGTGAGCAGGACCATGGTGCCGACGGCGAGCGTGCCGGTGCGCGACGGGGTCGACATGGCAGACATCATGCCGCAGTCACGAGGACGGGGCTGTCGCGGTCAGACCCTTCTCAGCGATTCCGGCGCGGCGTCAACCCGCCATGGCCGGGAACGAGAGAGTCACCAGCATCAACGCGAAGAGGAACCACGCGGCGCCCTGCCACATCGGCCAGGTTCCGCCGCGGCGGTAGGTGCGGTAGGCGATGACCAGCGCGCCGAGACCACCGAGGACGAATACGCCGGGAACCAGAGATGCGAGGACCATGTTCGTGCGATCGACGGCGAGGAAGATCGCACACGCGATGGCTCCGACTCCGACGACGGCGGCAACGTAGAGCGCTGCGGACCGGTAGCTGCCGGTGTCCTGCCACCTCTTCTCGACGTCCTGTCGCCCGCGGTCGGTGGGATTCTGTACGTCGTTCATGCCGACGGCATACCCATACCGACCTGCGCACGAAACCCCCAACCCCGGTGAGTAGTACTACTCATGTCCGGTGGACCGTGAGGAGACAAGGTCATTCCATGACCACGTCCAGCAGCCCATTCGGGGGCGATCCGGGAGCCGCGACACTCGCGCGGATCTCCACCGAGTTCGATGCCATCGCCCGCCAGATGTCCACGGTCTCGGCCGAGTTCGCCGAACTGCGGCGGATCGTCGCAGATGCCGAGAGTTCTTCCGCCGACGCCGCGCGGCCCGACCATCCGGTGCAGCCGGAACCGGCACGGCGGGAGGCTCCGGCCGGACGGCTCACCCCGCCCACCGTGGCCCTGACACCACCCGCACCTCCGACGGGCCCGCCGCCGGTCAACCAGCAACCGGCAACTCCGTGGGCATCACCCGGACGTCCGCCGAGCCTGGGTTCGTATGGCTACGGACCGCCTGTGCCGCCGGCTCCGTCACGTCCGGGGACGCATCCCGCGTACGGTCCGATGGTGCGTCCACCGGCCGCTCCCCTGCAGCCGCGTCCCCCCGCGCGCCCGTTGTCCGAGCGTGTCGCCGCAGCCGCCGAGCGTGGTCTGATCGGCAAGATCCTCGCCACCGCCGGTGTCGGCGTCACATTGATCGGCATCGCCCTGCTGCTGGTCCTGGCCGCGCAGGCCGGCATCCTGCGCCCGGAGTTCCGCGTTGCGGGCGGCGCGGTGCTCGCGACCGCGCTCGTCGGCACCGCGATCTGGTTGCGCCACAAGCCGGATGGCCGGATCGGCGCGATCGCCACGGCGGCCACAGGTATCGCGGCCGGTTACCTCGACGTCCTGGCCGCCACCAAGATCTACGAGTGGCTCCCCGTCGTGGCGGGTCTGGCAGTCGCAGGCGCCGTCGCGGCCGGCGGCCTGGTTCTCGCATACCGCTGGCGCAGTGAACATCTCGGCCTGCTCGTGGTGGTTCCGCTCATCGTTCTCGGTCCGGTGCTGACCGGCGGTCTCGACATGACCCTGATCGCGTTCATGGTGGTACTCGCTACCGCGTCGGCGTGGGTTCAGTGGGGCCGCGACTGGATCTGGTTGCACACCGTGCGACTGGCCGCGCCCACGGTCCCGCTCACCGTCGTCGGCCTGGCCGCCCTGGGCGGGACGAGCACCACGAACACCGGATTCCAGTTCGCCGGCGCCGCACTCGTCGTGATCGTCCTCGGGTTCGCGGGCGCGCTCGTGGCGATGCCCAACACCCGATTCCGTGAGCTGTACGCGGGCCTGGCGTCGGCCACGACGATCCCGGTCCTGTTCGCCGGTGCGGTCCTGGACACCGCGGGTGCGGTCGCGCTGCAGGCGGCGGTCGCCGTGCTCGTCATCGGTGTCACCGCCACCGGCTCCGTGGTGCGGACCGAGCGCTTCGTACTCCCCGACCCGGTCGCGCAGATCTGGACCGCGACCTCGCTCGTCGTGCTGTTCGTCGCGATCCTCGTGTGCTTCGACGGCATGGTGGCCGTGTCCGCGGTACTCGGCCTAGCAACGGTGACGGCCCTGGTGGCACGCGCATCGTCGGCGACGTCGCTCGTGCTGCTGGGCGGAAGCACGGTCCTCTGGGGAATCGGCTTCGCAGCCCTGCTCGACGACATGCCGCCGTACGTGCTGGCCCAGGCTCGTCTCATGGAGGACAGCGCCTCGTTGTCGATCGTGATCGGTGGCCTGCTCGCCGCCGTGGGGGCCGTCGTGATCGCCGTCGGGTGGACCCGACTGACGACCGGGGACCTGGGCCGCGTCGCCTACGCTGCTGCGGCCGTCGTCGTGGTGTACACCGTCACCGCCATCAGTGTC
The sequence above is drawn from the Gordonia rubripertincta genome and encodes:
- a CDS encoding oxygenase MpaB family protein, with protein sequence MNVPLAPLRLPSPEWVPVDLPHEMLGSWLNGKFDENIRAKFFRGMEFDNPAGDPGWFGPDSATWYVHSHTPALIFGLQSASYIERLDPSIFWMGMHHSRLVRRRADGTATTAIDSDGAMTRLGHSLAFFMGTAYGSTETAERLARTVRAMHHTIKGVRPDGAAYDADDPEWLRWNYATVVWGIATAHEIYHPRPLRGAELDMYYREFVRVGHALGGTDLPTTKADTLECLESYLPRLALTHGNAMATGANLRNRAQAAVDWAIRDIQPRWAQQLISYRPPNPVERRARRSAVWTIINSAHLSMGEAPEFAAAKRRVAGGTDVPHTLPRYELGSDPELDRAEVEAAFTH
- a CDS encoding TetR/AcrR family transcriptional regulator; this translates as MSSPTRWAGVPLEDRRAERRAILIAAALDIFGGSGPETELSVRSVCRHCGFNTRYFYESFADTDELLGAVYDATAAELGAVVEAAMTTAGHSVRARTRAGMLAVLGHASEDPRRGRILFTEGRTNPVLAQRRAATQNTLFELSFAEADARETDPLTGRVRAAVFTGAMAELAQQFLAGSLGNDLERVVDEALATLIPGRR
- a CDS encoding MFS transporter; this encodes MSTPSRTGTLAVGTMVLLTALYFAQGLPYGLFSQAVPVILREEGYSLTQISVYGLLFAPWGLKFLWAPYVDRYGTRRRWLLAMQLTSATVALLLACLDVSGTLAWILVGIAVINLASATQDIATDGLAVQTLGPRQRGLGNGIQVGAYRVGMIVGGGGLLWLFSLAGWHSLFVAMSILLVILTIPVWFLARTPADATTTSTEQAQVSRPTPSLLLTGWLVRLRRPGVVVFILVVGAYKFGNSMGSALVGPFMSDTGLSLGQIALVEGALSSAGALAGAALGGWLAFRYGRRQALLFGGVTQTLSLALYLVAASGVGGFWLVVSASLAEHILGGAATVAVFTLMMDACEKGYEGSDYTLFACAVVGVQGAAGFAAGVVGDLFGFPTLFATALVLSGVGVVVMIRALDRGMGPTTIQVLARTASRSVE
- a CDS encoding DUF2339 domain-containing protein, with the protein product MTTSSSPFGGDPGAATLARISTEFDAIARQMSTVSAEFAELRRIVADAESSSADAARPDHPVQPEPARREAPAGRLTPPTVALTPPAPPTGPPPVNQQPATPWASPGRPPSLGSYGYGPPVPPAPSRPGTHPAYGPMVRPPAAPLQPRPPARPLSERVAAAAERGLIGKILATAGVGVTLIGIALLLVLAAQAGILRPEFRVAGGAVLATALVGTAIWLRHKPDGRIGAIATAATGIAAGYLDVLAATKIYEWLPVVAGLAVAGAVAAGGLVLAYRWRSEHLGLLVVVPLIVLGPVLTGGLDMTLIAFMVVLATASAWVQWGRDWIWLHTVRLAAPTVPLTVVGLAALGGTSTTNTGFQFAGAALVVIVLGFAGALVAMPNTRFRELYAGLASATTIPVLFAGAVLDTAGAVALQAAVAVLVIGVTATGSVVRTERFVLPDPVAQIWTATSLVVLFVAILVCFDGMVAVSAVLGLATVTALVARASSATSLVLLGGSTVLWGIGFAALLDDMPPYVLAQARLMEDSASLSIVIGGLLAAVGAVVIAVGWTRLTTGDLGRVAYAAAAVVVVYTVTAISVTSGVLIAGADGFLGGHVIATTCWVVLAGAALAVARRRTGNERTAAVTGGLVLVAAAMAKLFLFDLATLDGIFRVLVFIVTGLILLGLGAWYARALQGERAPGSPITTPGSDTSVRPS